CAACCGCTCAAAGTGATTCTCACGCAAGATGTCGAGCAGGCGTTGCGCCTGCAGATTGCGTGGCAGTTTTTCCGCCCGCAGGATAACGCCGTGTTTCTGCCCGATTGGGAAACGCTGCCCTATGAGCGTTTTTCGCCGCATCAGGATTTGGTGTCGGAGCGTTTGGCCGCCTTGTGGCAGGTGAAAAGCGGTTTGGCCGACGTGTTGATTGTGCCGGTGGCCACTGCCATGCAGAAGCTCGCGCCGGTGTCGTTTCTGCTCGGGCGCACGTTTTGGCTGAAAACGGGGCAGACGCTGGATGCCGAATCCTTGCGCGGCAATCTGGTCGATGCGGGTTACAGCCATGTTTCCAACGTGGTGGCTTCGGGCGAATTCGCCATGCGCGGCGGTATTTTGGATATTTTCCCGATGGGTTCGGAGCTGCCCTACCGCTTGGATTTGTTCGGCGACGAAATCGACAGCATCAAAACTTTCGACCCCGATACGCAGCGCACCATCGCGCCGGTTTCCGAAATCCGCCTGTTGCCGGCGCATGAGTTCCCCACCGACGACGACGCGCAAAAAATCTTCCGCGCCCGTTTCCGCGAGGAAATCAACGCCGACCACCACGCCGCCGCCGTGTATAAGGCGGTGAGCAACGGCCATTTCGGCGCGGGGGTGGAATATTATCTGCCGCTGTTTTTTGAAAACGAATTGGCCAGCGTGTTCGACTATATCGGCGATGAGGCGCTGTTTGTCTGCATCGGCGACGTGCACGCCGAAGCCTCGCGCTTTTGGGCGGACGTGAAATCGCGCTTTGCGATGGCGCAGGGCGACGAAACCTACCCGCCTTTGCCGCCGCAGCATTTGTATCTGAGCGAAGACCAATTCGCAGGCCGTCTGAAAGCCTACGGCCAAATCCTGCCGGATTTGAACGGCAAGCGCCACGCGCTGCCCGATGTGGCGGTGAACCGCCAGTCCGAAACGCCGCTTGCCGCGCTGCAAAACTTTCAGACGGCCTTTAACGGCCGCATTCTGCTCACCGCCGAAAGCGCGGGGCGGCGCGAAACCATGCTCGGTTTTTTCGCCCAACACGGCCTGAAACCGAAAAGCGTGGATGGCTGGCAGGCGTTTTTAAGCAGTGATGCGCCGCTGGCGATTACGGTGACGCCGCTGGCGTATGGCTTTCAGACAGGCACAGTAGGTCGGGCATTTATGCCCGACGACACCGGCCATGCCGATCACTCAACCCCGTCGGGCATCAATGCCCGACCTACATCACCGATTGCCGTTATCACCGAATCCGACCTCTACCAATACGTCGCCAAAAGCCGCAATGTGCGCCGCAAAAAACACGCGCAGGTTTCAGACGGCCTGTTGCGCGATTTGGCCGAAATCAACATCGGCGATCCCGTCGTCCACGAAGAACACGGCATCGGCCGCTATTTGGGTTTGGTTACGCTGGATTTGGGCGGCGAACCTGCCGAAATGATGCTGCTCGAATACGCGGGCGAGGCGCAATTGTATGTGCCGGTTTCGCAGCTGCATTTAATCAGCCGCTACTCGGGTCAGGCACACGAAAATGTACAACTGCACAAACTCGGCAGCGGCGCGTGGACGAAAGCCAAACGCAAAGCCGCCGAAAAAGCGCGCGACACGGCGGCGGAACTCCTGAACCTGTATGCCCAACGCGCGGCGCAGGAGGGCTTCAAATTCGCGTTCAACGAAGCGGATTATCAGGCGTTTTCAGACGGCTTCGAGTACGAGGAAACCGAAGACCAAGCCGCCGCCATCGCCGCCACCATCAAGGATTTGACGCAGGGCAAGCCGATGGACAGGCTGATTTGCGGCGACGTGGGTTTCGGCAAAACCGAAGTCGCGCTGCGGGCGGCGTTTGTGGCCGTGATGGGCGGCAAACAGGTGGCCGTGCTCGCGCCGACCACGCTTTTGGTGGAGCAACATGCGCAGAATTTCGCCGACCGCTTCGCCGATTTCCCTGTCAAAGTGGCCAGTCTGTCGCGTTTCAACAGCGGCAAAGCCACCACTGAAACGCTCAAAGGCATGGCCGACGGCACGGTGGACATCGTTATCGGCACGCACAAACTGGTGCAGGACGACATTCAATTCAAAAACTTAGGCCTGGTCATCATCGACGAAGAACACCGTTTCGGCGTGCGCCAGAAAGAGCAGCTCAAACGCCTGCGCGCCAACGTGGATATTCTCACGATGACCGCCACGCCGATTCCGCGCACGCTCAGCATGGCGCTGGAAGGCCTGCGCGATTTCTCGCTGATTACCACCGCGCCCAGCCGCCGTTTGGCCGTGAAAACCTTCGTGAAGCCGTTCAGCGAAGGCAGCGTGCAGGAAGCCGTGTTGCGCGAACTCAAACGCGGCGGGCAGGTTTTTTTCCTGCACAACGAAGTGGAAACCATAGCAAACATGCGCGAACGGCTGGAAACCCTGCTGCCCGAAGCCCGCATCGGCGTGGCGCACGGCCAGTTGCGCGAACGCGAGCTGGAACAAGTGATGCGCGACTTTTTACAGCAAAAATTCAATGTGTTGCTTTGTTCCACCATCATCGAAACCGGCATCGATATTCCCAATGCCAACACCATCATCATCAACCGCGCCGATAAATTCGGCTTGGCGCAACTGCACCAACTGCGCGGACGCGTCGGCCGCAGCCACCACCAAGCCTACGCCTACCTGCTCACGCCCGAATACATCACCAAAGACGCGGAAAAACGGCTCGACGCCATCGCCGCCGCCGACGAACTGGGCGCAGGCTTCACGCTGGCCATGCAGGATTTGGAAATCCGCGGCGCGGGCGAAATCCTCGGCGAAGGCCAGAGCGGCGAGATGATGCAGGTCGGCTTTACGCTCTACACCGAAATGCTCAAACAGGCCGTGCGCGACCTCAAAAAAGGCCGCCAGCCCGATTTGGACGCGCCCTTGGGCGTAACCACCGAAATCAAACTGCACAGCCCCGCGCTGCTGCCCGAAAGCTACTGCCCCGATATTCACGAACGGCTGGTTTTATACAAACGCCTCGCCACCTGCGAAACCGAAGCCCAAATCAACGCCGTGCACGAAGAGCTGGTCGACCGCTTCGGCCTGCCCGAGCAACCGGTAAAAACCCTGATTGAAAGCCACCGCATCCGCCTAAGCGCCAAAGCGATGGGCATTGATGCGATCGATGCCACCGGCGAAGCCGTTACCCTCACCTTCGGCAAACACCACAACCTCGACCCCGCCGACATCATCATGCTGATGCAGAGCAACAAAAACTGGCGCATGGCCGGCGCCGACAAACTGCGCGTGGGCGCAGTGTCGGACGATGTGGAAACGCGGATTCACACCGTCAAAGCGGTGTTGAAGAAACTGGCGGGGGAATAAAGCGGCAAGGCCGTCTGAAAAAGCAAAGTAGATATTACTCACTACCACTTTTCAAAAAACAAATGACGCTGAATTTTTCAACACTTTAATTTAAAAGGAAAATGACTTGATAAACTGGTTGATTGCCTTAGGCACAATTGCATCCGCCATAGGTTTGATTTACTTTAGTTTTCTAACCTATAAAAATCAGAAAAATAATGAGTTTCACAGCTTATTCAAAGTGTTATTAGATGAGCATAATAGATTGCTTAATCTCTTGGAGATTACAGAATTGAAGGAAGTAAATGAAAGTATTATCGATATTTTCTCTGAATCTGAATGTTGCATATCACATGAAAATAATATCCAGTTTAACAATAAGGTAGAAGAAAAAATTGATAGTTACAGTCAATTTAAACCATACCTAATCACCTTATTTCGGTTATTGAAACTGATTAGTTTGAGTGAAAAAATCCACCATGCAGATAAAAAAGAATATTATGGGCTAGTTCGCGGTCTGATTTCTTCTGAGATTCTCTTTCTTGTTTTATTTAATTCTCTCAGTTTCAGAGATGAAAACGACTATCCTAATTATACGAACTTGATAATTGAGGCAAAACTCTTCGAACATTTACCCATAACCGAAGAATGGATTTATAAACAATATATTTCCAATTCAGAAGAAAACCTTCCAAAATTAATATTTAAAGCAATAGAATTACGCAAATTGATAGAATATATTTTTTCAGGGGAGCTTATAAATCTAGAAGCATTCGGAAAAAGCATTTATCTAAAAAAATACCAAACAACTGCAAAAAATGTTTTGCCATAACCATTTTTCTTAACATTAACTGTTCTTCTTTTTTCAGACAGCCTGCCCCACCCGCTCAGGCCGTCTGAAAATCCGTTCGCACCAATGCCGTTGAGATATAAAAATGCCGTTATTATAATGCCGCCGTCCGTATATTTAAGGTGAAACGTCGATATGAGCGGCATTTGGGGCAATCCGGTATTTCTCGCAGTTATCCTTTCCGTTTCCGCATTCCTGGTTTTCCGAACCGTTTCCGGCAGCCGCAAAAAAACGCGCGGCAGCGGGGCTTACAGCCTGTCGTTCCACAGCGACAACCACCCGCTGGCACCCCAGCTTTTCGCCGACACGAGCGGCTGCGCCGGCGTGTTTTCGCGGCAGGGAAACCTGAACGATGCGGCATTTGAAGCGCAATATCCGGTGGGCGGAATGTTGTCGTTCAACGGCGAAAGCCATCTGATTTCGCGCAGGCAGAAATACTTGTCGGCCGAAGCCGGCCGGCAGCCGCAATTCGGCTATGCGCTTTATTTCCAAGCATTTGAAAAAAGTGAGTTTCCGCTGCTGATCACGTTTGCCGGGCAACGGCACTACCGCCATATTTTTTTAGACGAAGAAGGCTGCACCCTAACCGCCGCCAACGGCAAAGCCGCCCGCCTGCCCTATGCGCAGTTGTGTTTCAAGGCGCGGGAAAAACGCCTTACGCTGAAAACCGACCGCGAAGAGCATATCGTCAAGCGCAGCGAACTGCGCCCTGCCGACCGGCAGGTTTTGGAAGCGGTGCTGCAAAAGTATGCGGCTTCGATCAATTTGGATCCCGATGATTTCGCATAAGCCGCATGGCGGCAAAGCGGGCGGAACCTGCCCCGCACATCGGTTTGCTCCGGCGGGAATAACGTAATCCGCAATCAAACATCACGCCAAAATCTGCCCGGGCCGTCTGAAAACAGCTTTCAGACGGCCTGAAACCTTTGCAACATTCAAAAAGTATCACGGCAAATAGACATTTCAGACGGCCACAACAAATTTTGCAAAGGTCTCGTCCTGATTGCTTCAGCAAAATGTAATTATGATACACGCCAGCCATATTTCATTTCAATCCGAATAAACCATCGGCGGCAGCGCGGATTATAGGGTAAAACCAACGATACGCCCCTATTCTTAAATATATTAACAAATATTTTTTATTTCAACAGCTTAAACCATAAAAACCAATCAAAACCAGCCCTGCCGCAAAGCATGGTGTTTCATGATGTAAGTCAAGAATATTTGTAACAATATTACTTATACTGCTCTCAATGAAAATTTATTACTTTACCCTTACTTCTTTTCAGGAGAGACATAATGAACGCACCTGCCGATAACACTGTCAGCCCCGCCGTAGCCGAGGTCAACCGTTTGGTTGAGAAAGGTTTGGTTGCGCTGGAGCAGTTCCGCACGCTCAATCAAGAACAAATCGACTATATCGTGGCCAAAGCCTCGATTGCCGCGCTCGACAAACACGGCGTGCTGGCCATGCACGCGGTGGAAGAAACCGGCCGCGGCGTGTTTGAAGACAAAGCCACCAAAAACCTGTTTGCCTGCGAAAACGTGGTGCGCCGCCTGCGCGATTTGAAAACCGTGGGCGTGATTAGCGAAGACGACGTAACCGGCATCACCGAAATCGCCGACCCGGTGGGCGTTATCTGCGGCATCATCCCCACCACCAACCCCACTTCTACCACGATTTTCAAAGCCCTGATTGCGCTGAAAACCCGCAATCCGATTATTTTCTCTTTCCACCCTTCCGCCCAGCAATGTTCCGCCCACGCCGCGCAAATCGTGCGTGATGCCGCCATCACCGCAGGCGCGCCGGAAAACTGTGTGCAATGGATTGAAAAACCCTCGATGGAAGGCACATCTTCGCTGATGAAACACCCCGGCGTGGCCACCATTTTGGCCACCGGCGGCAACGCGATGGTGGAAGCGGCCTATTCCTGCGGCAAACCCGCGCTCGGCGTGGGGGCGGGCAACGTTCCGGCCTATGTGGAAAAATCCGCCAACATCAAACAGGCCGCCCACGATATCGTGATGTCGAAAGCATTCGACAACGGCATGATCTGCGCCAGCGAACAGGCCGTGATTGCCGATAAAGAAATTTATAACGAGCTGGCCGACGAATTCAAATCATACGGCGTGTATTTCGCCAACAAAAAAGAAAAAGCGCTGCTCGAAGAGTTCATCTTCGGCGTGAAAGCCAACAGTGCCAACTGCGGCGGTGCCAAACTCAATGCGGCCGTGGTGGGCAAATCGGCCGCCTGGATTGCCGAACAGGCCGGCTTCAAAGTGCCCGAAAAAACCAACATCATTATGGTGGAATGCCGCGAAGTCGGCCCCAAAGAGCCGTTAACCCGCGAAAAACTCTCACCCGTGCTGGCCATGCTCAAAGCCGAAACCACCGAAGAAGGTTTGAAATTCTCCGAAGAAATGGTGGAATTCGACGGCCTCGGCCACTCCGCCGCCATCCACACCGCCGACAAAGAGCTGGTGAAAACCTTCGGCGAGCGCGTGAAAGCCCTGCGCGTGATTTGGAACTCACCCTCTTCGTTCGGCGGCATCGGCGATGTTTATAACGCGTTTCTGCCCTCTCTGACCTTAGGCTGCGGCTCTTACGGCAAAAACTCCGTGGGCGGCAACGTTAACGCCGTAAATCTGTTAAATATCAAAAAAGTAGGCCGTCGGAGAAACAACATGCAATGGTTTAAAGTGCCCGCCAAAATCTATTTCGAACGCGATTCCATCCAATATCTGCAAGACATGAAAGATTGCGAAAAAGTGATGATCGTTACCGACCGCTCCATGGTGGATTTGGGTTTTGTCGATAAAATCACCCGCCAGCTCAATCTGCGCAAAAACAAAGTTACCGTGCAGCTGTTTACCGACGTGGAAGCCGACCCCAGCGTGCAAACCGTGTATAAAGGCACCGACCTGATGCGCAGCTTCCAGCCCGACACCATTATCGCGCTGGGCGGCGGCTCGCCGATGGATGCGGCCAAAGCCATGTGGCTCTTCTACGAACAACCGCAGGTTGATTTCGAAGATTTGGTTCAGAAGTTTATGGATATCCGCAAACGCGCGTTCCGCTTCCCCGAATTGGGCCGTAAAGCCAAATTTATCGGCATTCCCACCACCTCGGGCACCGGCTCCGAAGTAACGCCGTTCACCGTGATCAGCGACGGCGACAAAAAATACCCGATTGCCGACTACTCGCTCACGCCCACCATCGCCATCGTCGACCCCTCGTTCACCATGACCGTGCCGGCCAGCGTTACTGCCGACACCGGTATGGACGTGCTCACCCACGCGGTGGAAGCCTATGTTTCGGTGCTCGCCAACGACTTCACCGACGGTTTGGCGCTGCAAGCCATCAAGCTCGTGTTTGAATTTTTGGAACGCTCCTACAAATACGGCGCCGACGACCCCGAAGCCCGCGAACGTATGCACAACGCCTCCACCATCGCCGGCATGGCTTTTGCCAACTCGTTTTTGGGCATCAACCACTCGCTGTCGCACAAAGTGGGCGGCAAATTCCACACCACCCACGGCCGCACCAACGCGATTTTCCTGCCGCACGTTATCCGCTACAACGGCACGCGCCCACAGAAAACCGCCACATGGCCGAAATACAACTACTACAAAGCCGACGTGAAATACCAGGAAATCGCCCGCACCCTCGGCCTGCCGTGCAGCACACCGGCCGAAGGCGTGGAATCGTTTGCCAAAGCCTGCGACGAGCTGGCACGCAAAGTAGGTATTAAAATGTCGTTCAAAGAGCAAGGCATTGACGAAAAAGCCTTTATCGCCGCCCGCAAAGAGCTGGCGCTCATGGCCTACGAAGACCAATGCTCACCCGCCAACCCGCGCCTGCCCATGGTGGCCGATATGGAAGAAATCCTCACCAAGGCTTATTACGGCGAATAATGCGTTAACGCATTAAACAACAGGCCGTCTGAAAAAATCTTTTCAGACGGCCTGTTGTTTAATGCATGGTGATGCGTTTTATAGCCTATCAACTTAAAGAGAGGTCCATGTCATACTCGGGCTTGACCTGAGTATGACGTCAACCGGGCATTTCAGACGACCATAACCTTTATACAAACTGTTTCGCCAACTACAACGGCTATTCCCATTTCAAGAATAATGGCATTCGTAAACGTTCGTTGAAATAACATATAACTTTTCCACTATGTAGCCTTCCGCATTAGTACTGGTTATACTTCTTGTAATCGATGGTGAGCTTGTTGTTTTTCTGGATCCAACGTGCATCTTTATTTTTGCTCGGTGTGGTTTCTCGCTTTCATTCACCTCGACAGCATGACGTTGTTTGCTCCTGTAGTTTGAATAATGATTGTATCATTCACCGCTGCCGAAGCTTTCTTAACTTTCAGGCCTTTTTCGGCGAGTCGGTATTTAATCAGATCCGATAATAGGGCTAAGGTATTGTCTTATGCTAGCCAGTTACTGAAGCGGCAAAGAATGCTGTTGATGGGTAAGTTGATGTCATCAAAATCACAGAAGCAGTAAAAATCTAAACGGGTGGAGACCTTTGCAAAATTCGTTTAGGCCGTCTGAAACATCTAATTATCTAATTATCTAATTATCGTCATTCCCACGTAGGTTAAAATCCAGTCGTTTTTTGTAAGCTATTGAAATAAAGCACTTGATGGTTTTAAGACTGGATTCCCGCCTGTGCGGGAATGATGAAACACAAATGTTTTCAGGTTTGAATTGGTTTTTTGCAAAAGTCTCGGGTAGTCAAACATCGTTCTAATTTAGGATCGAAGAAACTGTGCCGTACTACCTGAGCAATACGGATTTTAACATGGCCAGCAGCGGATAAGCGGGGAGGATGCCACAATCATAAATATGATGGGTCTTTTGCTGGTCAATGAATTGTTAGATGGGCTGCCAACTCAATATTTGACTGAAGTTTAATCAAGGGATAGCTGTCAATATATTTAGCTAGGGGATTAGGAAGCAAATTACCCAATATAGTGATAAGCTTCTGAAATGAAATAAAAAAAACAAGCATCAAAAATTTAGCAAAATTACCGAGCCCAAATTCCGTCTAAGCTCCTATAATTAATCAATGTCTATTTGAAATAATTTATTGCGGCAGCAATTTTAACAATTTGCCATTGCCACTGTCGGTTAACACGTACACAAAGCCGTCCGGTGCCTGGCGCACGTCGCGTACACGTTCGCCGACTTCGATTTTTTCTTCACCCGACACGCGGGTGTTATCGAGTTTCAGGCGGGCGACGTAGCCGAATTTCAGGGAACCTGCCAACAGATTGCCCTGCCAGTCGCTGCCGTAGGGGTTACTGCCGACAAAGGTCAGACCGGACGGGGCGATAGACGGATTCCAGTAATACAGCGGTTGCTCCATACCGGCTTTAGCGGTGATGCCCTCGCCGATTTTGCCGCCGCCGTAATCGGTGCCGTATGTAATCACCGGCCAGCCGTAGTTTTTACCGCCTTCAATCAGATTGATTTCGTCGCCGCCTTGTGCGCCGTGTTCGCTGGTCCACAAGCGGCCGCGGGCGTCGGCAGTCATGCCTTGGATATTGCGGTGGCCGTAGCTCCAGATTTCGGCAGCGGCATTTTGTTTGGCAAACGGATTATCCGACGGCGTGCCGCCGTTACGGTTTAAGCGCACGATTTTGCCAATGTGGTTATCGAGTTTTTGCGCCTGATCTTTTTGGCTGTAACGGTCGCCCAGCCCTAAATAAATATGCTGCGGTGTGAGCACGATGCGGCAGCCGAAATGGGCGCTGCTGTCGATTTTCGGCCGCTGGCTAAACAGGGTTTTCACTTGTTCCAAGCGGCGGTTGTCGGCGGATAATTTGGCCTCCGCCAAGGCAGTGCTGTTGCCGCTGCCACCTGCTTCGCTGAAGCAAAAATACAGGCGGCGGTTTTGGGCGAATTGTTCGTCTAACACCACATCCAGCAAACCGCCCTGCCCGCCGACGTCGATATTCGGCAAGCCGGCAATGGGTGCACCGATTTGCCCTTGTGCGCCGATGATGCGTAGATTGCCGCTGCGCTCACTCACCAAAAAACGGCCGTCCGGCAAAAAGGCCAATGCCCACGGATGGTTCAACCCCTGTGCCACGGTTTGCCATTGCCACTTTTTACCGCTTGGCTGCGGGTTGGCTTTTACCGCTTGCGTGGCCGATATTGCCGCAGGCGCGGTGTTTGAGGCGCTTTGCTGACTGCTGGCCGATTCGGCGCAGGCAGTTGCGCTCAATAATAAGCAAAGGGGCAAACCCAAGCGTTTCGGGGCAAACATGGCGTTTCCTTTCTTCAACGTTGGCCGTCTGAAAAATATTTTATTGGATTATGCCTACGGCTCGCAGCTAATCCAACTTCAATTAACTGTTTTTTCAGACTGTTTACATTGTTTCAGACAGGCATTTTGCTATGCCAATCGCTATTCAGCTGCATCTGATGCGCTACGCCCAAAATCTTGGCTTCGGCAAAATAATTGCCGATTAACTGCACGCCAACGGGCAGACCGTCCGAGCCGAAGCCGGCAGGCAGGGCCAGTGCGGGCAGGCCGGCGAGGTTGACGGCGATGGTGTAGATGTCGCTCAAATACATTTGCACCGGGTCGTGGATATCGCTGCCGAGTTTGGGCGCGGTGGTCGGCGCAGCGGGGGCAAGAATCACGTCGCATTGCTGTAAGGCCGTCTGAAAATCGTTGGCCACCAAGCGGCGCAGTTTTTGCGCTTTCAGGTAATAAGCGTCGTAATAGCCGTGGCTCAACACATAAGTGCCGATCATGATGCGGCGCTTCACTTCGCTGCCGAAGCCTTCGGCGCGGGTGTTGCTGTACATTTCTT
The sequence above is a segment of the Neisseria dentiae genome. Coding sequences within it:
- a CDS encoding putative phage abortive infection protein encodes the protein MINWLIALGTIASAIGLIYFSFLTYKNQKNNEFHSLFKVLLDEHNRLLNLLEITELKEVNESIIDIFSESECCISHENNIQFNNKVEEKIDSYSQFKPYLITLFRLLKLISLSEKIHHADKKEYYGLVRGLISSEILFLVLFNSLSFRDENDYPNYTNLIIEAKLFEHLPITEEWIYKQYISNSEENLPKLIFKAIELRKLIEYIFSGELINLEAFGKSIYLKKYQTTAKNVLP
- the adhE gene encoding bifunctional acetaldehyde-CoA/alcohol dehydrogenase, translated to MNAPADNTVSPAVAEVNRLVEKGLVALEQFRTLNQEQIDYIVAKASIAALDKHGVLAMHAVEETGRGVFEDKATKNLFACENVVRRLRDLKTVGVISEDDVTGITEIADPVGVICGIIPTTNPTSTTIFKALIALKTRNPIIFSFHPSAQQCSAHAAQIVRDAAITAGAPENCVQWIEKPSMEGTSSLMKHPGVATILATGGNAMVEAAYSCGKPALGVGAGNVPAYVEKSANIKQAAHDIVMSKAFDNGMICASEQAVIADKEIYNELADEFKSYGVYFANKKEKALLEEFIFGVKANSANCGGAKLNAAVVGKSAAWIAEQAGFKVPEKTNIIMVECREVGPKEPLTREKLSPVLAMLKAETTEEGLKFSEEMVEFDGLGHSAAIHTADKELVKTFGERVKALRVIWNSPSSFGGIGDVYNAFLPSLTLGCGSYGKNSVGGNVNAVNLLNIKKVGRRRNNMQWFKVPAKIYFERDSIQYLQDMKDCEKVMIVTDRSMVDLGFVDKITRQLNLRKNKVTVQLFTDVEADPSVQTVYKGTDLMRSFQPDTIIALGGGSPMDAAKAMWLFYEQPQVDFEDLVQKFMDIRKRAFRFPELGRKAKFIGIPTTSGTGSEVTPFTVISDGDKKYPIADYSLTPTIAIVDPSFTMTVPASVTADTGMDVLTHAVEAYVSVLANDFTDGLALQAIKLVFEFLERSYKYGADDPEARERMHNASTIAGMAFANSFLGINHSLSHKVGGKFHTTHGRTNAIFLPHVIRYNGTRPQKTATWPKYNYYKADVKYQEIARTLGLPCSTPAEGVESFAKACDELARKVGIKMSFKEQGIDEKAFIAARKELALMAYEDQCSPANPRLPMVADMEEILTKAYYGE
- a CDS encoding PQQ-dependent sugar dehydrogenase, producing the protein MFAPKRLGLPLCLLLSATACAESASSQQSASNTAPAAISATQAVKANPQPSGKKWQWQTVAQGLNHPWALAFLPDGRFLVSERSGNLRIIGAQGQIGAPIAGLPNIDVGGQGGLLDVVLDEQFAQNRRLYFCFSEAGGSGNSTALAEAKLSADNRRLEQVKTLFSQRPKIDSSAHFGCRIVLTPQHIYLGLGDRYSQKDQAQKLDNHIGKIVRLNRNGGTPSDNPFAKQNAAAEIWSYGHRNIQGMTADARGRLWTSEHGAQGGDEINLIEGGKNYGWPVITYGTDYGGGKIGEGITAKAGMEQPLYYWNPSIAPSGLTFVGSNPYGSDWQGNLLAGSLKFGYVARLKLDNTRVSGEEKIEVGERVRDVRQAPDGFVYVLTDSGNGKLLKLLPQ
- the mfd gene encoding transcription-repair coupling factor, whose translation is MNHPVPAPSQKSRWLDLTRGSLPWALTQSLPEQPLKVILTQDVEQALRLQIAWQFFRPQDNAVFLPDWETLPYERFSPHQDLVSERLAALWQVKSGLADVLIVPVATAMQKLAPVSFLLGRTFWLKTGQTLDAESLRGNLVDAGYSHVSNVVASGEFAMRGGILDIFPMGSELPYRLDLFGDEIDSIKTFDPDTQRTIAPVSEIRLLPAHEFPTDDDAQKIFRARFREEINADHHAAAVYKAVSNGHFGAGVEYYLPLFFENELASVFDYIGDEALFVCIGDVHAEASRFWADVKSRFAMAQGDETYPPLPPQHLYLSEDQFAGRLKAYGQILPDLNGKRHALPDVAVNRQSETPLAALQNFQTAFNGRILLTAESAGRRETMLGFFAQHGLKPKSVDGWQAFLSSDAPLAITVTPLAYGFQTGTVGRAFMPDDTGHADHSTPSGINARPTSPIAVITESDLYQYVAKSRNVRRKKHAQVSDGLLRDLAEINIGDPVVHEEHGIGRYLGLVTLDLGGEPAEMMLLEYAGEAQLYVPVSQLHLISRYSGQAHENVQLHKLGSGAWTKAKRKAAEKARDTAAELLNLYAQRAAQEGFKFAFNEADYQAFSDGFEYEETEDQAAAIAATIKDLTQGKPMDRLICGDVGFGKTEVALRAAFVAVMGGKQVAVLAPTTLLVEQHAQNFADRFADFPVKVASLSRFNSGKATTETLKGMADGTVDIVIGTHKLVQDDIQFKNLGLVIIDEEHRFGVRQKEQLKRLRANVDILTMTATPIPRTLSMALEGLRDFSLITTAPSRRLAVKTFVKPFSEGSVQEAVLRELKRGGQVFFLHNEVETIANMRERLETLLPEARIGVAHGQLRERELEQVMRDFLQQKFNVLLCSTIIETGIDIPNANTIIINRADKFGLAQLHQLRGRVGRSHHQAYAYLLTPEYITKDAEKRLDAIAAADELGAGFTLAMQDLEIRGAGEILGEGQSGEMMQVGFTLYTEMLKQAVRDLKKGRQPDLDAPLGVTTEIKLHSPALLPESYCPDIHERLVLYKRLATCETEAQINAVHEELVDRFGLPEQPVKTLIESHRIRLSAKAMGIDAIDATGEAVTLTFGKHHNLDPADIIMLMQSNKNWRMAGADKLRVGAVSDDVETRIHTVKAVLKKLAGE